A genomic region of Dermacentor andersoni chromosome 9, qqDerAnde1_hic_scaffold, whole genome shotgun sequence contains the following coding sequences:
- the LOC126527269 gene encoding uncharacterized protein has product MRPRTVVCLLILSIVLVTVGFTMLVLFVPQLRFPKTQITCDTPAKMQRASPHTDAAAVAAKEDGAAAPPLSPFLHATPAAAVKTAVLAQGRHLPKPIGFPVVAVVLGFLLLWLLRTTGILLPALIAASALAALVVPLGHRTAPTETGGPTCGLSAICRLTETARTNVHLRMELAGLPEPYVKHVGRLLALLQGINCDRVEQSCSRISFSDLLPF; this is encoded by the exons ATGCGTCCTCGAACCGTTGTTTGCCTACTGATCCTCAGCATCGTCCTGGTGACTGTGGGCTTCACGATGCTCGTCTTGTTCG TTCCGCAGCTCCGGTTCCCCAAGACTCAAATCACGTGCGACACTCCGGCGAAAATGCAACGAGCGTCGCCGCATACCGACGCAGCGGCTGTCGCGGCCAAGGAGGACGGCGCTGCCGCTCCGCCATTGTCGCCATTCCTGCACGCAACGCCAGCCGCTGCCGTCAAGACTGCGGTCTTGGCCCAGGGCCGGCATCTGCCAAAGCCGATAGGCTTTCCCGTCGTCGCCGTCGTGCTGGGCTtcttgctgctgtggctgctgcgcACCACCGGGATTCTGCTGCCGGCGCTCATAGCCGCGTCGGCCCTGGCTGCGCTCGTCGTGCCCCTGGGTCACCGAACGGCGCCCACGGAGACCGGAGGCCCGACGTGCGGACTCAGCGCCATCTGCCGCCTCACCGAGACGGCTCGAACCAACGTGCACCTGCGCATGGAACTGGCCGGCCTTCCCGAGCCGTACGTGAAGCACGTCGGCCGTCTGCTGGCACTCCTGCAGGGCATCAACTGCGACCGCGTCGAGCAGAGCTGCAGTCGCATCTCGTTCTCGGACCTGCTTCCTTTCTGA